From the genome of Triticum aestivum cultivar Chinese Spring chromosome 3B, IWGSC CS RefSeq v2.1, whole genome shotgun sequence, one region includes:
- the LOC123064607 gene encoding putative glutamine amidotransferase GAT1_2.1 → MSPSLDLPSRILPRVLIVSRRTVRKNKFVDFVGEYHLDLVVGYGAVPVIVPRVAGVHAMLDSFEPIHGVLLCEGEDIDPSLYDAGGDGIDGDALSPEQLEAVRRLHPSDAAVDHEKDSIELLLARRCLERSVPFLGICRGSQVLNVACGGSLYQDVEQELHPAADATVCHMDYANYDGHRHPVRVLPDTPLHDWFAESLIGGDQLMVNSYHHQGVRRLAERFVPMAHAPDGLVEGFYDPDAYNPGEGKFLMGLQFHPERMRKEGSDEFDYPGCAKAYQEFVRAVVAYKAKLAAAHAHVHVQSAVTTPATLNHEMEKQRKVIGRSVSLAKNMYMFGNNNSAQHPAQHRDGDLDGGAEFLESNTALSVQQEKRLKQMGATVRNASGYMNRLKVSEEREAAARALMAKMSVAQLASLAAFYRAMGNVCSEVLDAKLQPPSTTLHE, encoded by the exons ATGTCTCCCTCTCTTGATCTGCCCTCCCGGATCCTGCCCCGCGTGCTCATCGTCTCCCGCCGCACCGTCCGCAAGAACAAGTTCGTCGACTTCGTCG GGGAGTACCATCTGGACCTGGTGGTGGGCTACGGCGCGGTGCCGGTCATCGTGCCGCGGGTCGCCGGCGTGCACGCCATGCTTGACTCCTTCGAGCCCATCCATGGCGTGCTCCTTTGCGAGGGCGAGGACATCGACCCCTCCCTCTACGACGCCGGCGGCGACGGCATCGACGGCGACGCGCTCTCGCCGGAGCAGCTCGAGGCCGTGCGGCGCCTCCACCCGAGCGACGCCGCGGTGGACCACGAGAAGGACTCCATCGAGCTCCTCCTAGCGCGCCGCTGCCTCGAGCGCAGCGTCCCGTTCCTCGGCATCTGCCGCGGCTCGCAGGTGCTCAACGTCGCCTGCGGCGGCTCGCTCTACCAAGACGTCGAGCAAGAGCTGCACCCCGCGGCCGATGCCACCGTCTGCCACATGGACTACGCCAACTACGACGGGCACAGGCACCCGGTGCGCGTGCTCCCCGACACGCCGCTGCACGACTGGTTCGCCGAGTCGCTGATCGGCGGCGACCAGCTGATGGTGAACAGCTACCACCACCAGGGCGTGCGGCGCCTGGCCGAGCGGTTCGTCCCGATGGCGCATGCGCCGGACGGGCTGGTCGAAGGGTTCTACGACCCTGACGCATACAACCCCGGCGAAGGCAAGTTCCTCATGGGGCTCCAGTTCCACCCGGAGCGCATGCGCAAGGAGGGCTCCGACGAGTTCGACTACCCCGGCTGCGCCAAGGCCTACCAGGAGTTCGTCCGCGCAGTCGTCGCATACAAGGCGAAGCTGGCCGCCGCGCATGCTCATGTGCACGTCCAGAGCGCGGTCACCACGCCGGCGACATTGAACCACGAAATGGAGAAGCAGCGCAAGGTGATCGGCCGGAGCGTCTCGCTCGCCAAGAACATGTACATGTTCGGCAACAACAACAGCGCGCAGCATCCGGCGCAGCACCGGGACGGGGACCTGGACGGCGGCGCGGAGTTCCTGGAGTCGAACACGGCGCTGAGCGTGCAGCAGGAGAAGCGGCTGAAGCAGATGGGCGCGACGGTCCGGAATGCGTCGGGGTACATGAACAGGCTCAAGGTTAgcgaggagcgggaggcggcagcGCGGGCGCTCATGGCGAAGATGTCGGTCGCCCAGCTCGCCAGCCTCGCCGCCTTCTACCGCGCCATGGGCAACGTCTGCTCCGAGGTGCTCGACGCCAAGCTCCAGCCGCCGTCTACAACCCTGCACGAGTGA